A genome region from Bemisia tabaci chromosome 3, PGI_BMITA_v3 includes the following:
- the Samtor gene encoding S-adenosylmethionine sensor upstream of mTORC1 codes for MASSEQIELSNFIKTVHHELRNLALEEGFDGAWEKHCKDENTLKRYAEAMHILAVNHWSGKNKDDPSRSRIIWVHEQSSSYFRNGLLLKSRDKELRLRSSFNLSDDEHSIEFIKFHPPFRLLDVGSCYNPFSAFQEFQTIAIDLMPATKDVLQCDFLKVPIVENTVSFEQCHECTVLPELYFDIVVFSLFLEYIPAPTKRYECCVKAHQLLRPEGILMILTPDSRHESANSKLLRAWRLSLAKIGFFRVGYTKLQHLHGLVFRKCIDSRVSQLWSQRQPDSMDSSESLSIPQDVSDFMSNNQILSSDSVFVKSSQDEEIIASDFTFLPNIDAQD; via the exons ATGGCCTCCAGTGAGCAAATTGAGCTTTCCAACTTCATCAAGACAGTCCACCATGAGCTCAGAAATTTAGCGCTAGAAGAGGGGTTTGATGGTGCATGGGAAAAACACTGCAAGGATGAAAATACTTTGAAG aggtaTGCTGAGGCTATGCATATTTTGGCCGTTAATCATTGGAGTGGAAAGAACAAAGATGACCCATCACGAAGTCGAATCATATGGGTTCATGAACAGTCTTCTTCTTATTTCAGGAATGGACTTTTACTGAAATCAAGAGATAAAGAACTACGCCTTAGATCTTCCTTCAATCTGTCAGACGATGAACATTCCAtagaatttatcaaatttcatccCCCCTTTAGATTATTGGATGTTGGAAGTTGCTATAACCCTTTTAGTGCGTTTCAAGAGTTTCAGACAATTGCTATTGATCTGATGCCAGCTACAAAGGATGTTCTACagtgtgattttttgaaagttcCAATAGTCGAAAACACTGTTTCTTTTGAACAGTGTCATGAATGTACAGTTTTACCTGAGCTCTATTTTGATATTGTCGTATTCTCCCTGTTCCTGGAATATATACCAGCTCCAACCAAGCGCTATGAGTGTTGTGTGAAAGCTCATCAACTTCTGAGGCCAGAGGGTATTTTGATGATACTGACCCCTGACTCGCGACATGAATCAGCCAACTCAAAACTATTAAGGGCGTGGAGACTGAGTTTAGCAAAAATTGGGTTTTTTCGAGTTGGGTATACGAAATTACAGCATTTACATGGGCTTGTTTTTCGAAAGTGCATCGATTCTCGAGTGTCTCAGCTTTGGAGTCAGCGGCAACCTGATAGTATGGACTCAAGTGAAAGTTTATCGATTCCTCAGGATGTTTCTGATTTTATGTCGAACAATCAAATATTGTCATCTGATTCAGTCTTTGTTAAAAGTAGCCAAGATGAAGAAATAATCGCTAGtgatttcacttttttaccaaataTAGATGCTCAAGATTAG
- the LOC109031083 gene encoding uncharacterized protein, which produces MAEEAKDHPPPKKQEMAEEAKDHPPPKKQEMAEKAKDHPPPKKQEMTEEAKDHPPPKKQEMTEEAKDHPPPKKQEMTEKAEDHPPPKKQEMTKEAEDHPTPKKQEMTEEAEDLPPPSSGAKYSGTLYDEEEILEESLKPISIKYLEENLLEILHKDIPDSLYADGLAKNVIRWRKEKDIPEDHNIYEPLAELKCGACVSVFNTSFQAINFYSQDPEDHKLTATLLKTHLIDWGSTKINCVLDGVPEKLTPMVNQIVSVKNLEKHFSIKTEMYWMDKERARNLKIECPSSVRLERLTTKQVDYLDRYWPHKFEGSKEYLHTLLKRNLSMGVFQPFAKHPVAWAVCSHSSAITMLFTLETHRGKGYARLLCTAIARKLGEMDIDPRATVLDDNQASKILFITLGYKTGGYFYYIGLRSKLKEGMWRYTPDPVNPFYYSENREAFTPKGKRGK; this is translated from the exons ATGGCAGAGGAAGCAAAGGACCATCCTCCTCCCAAGAAACAGGAAATGGCAGAGGAAGCAAAGGACCATCCTCCTCCCAAGAAACAGGAAATGGCAGAAAAAGCAAAGGACCATCCTCCTCCCAAGAAACAGGAAATGACAGAAGAAGCAAAGGACCATCCTCCTCCTAAGAAACAGGAAATGACAGAAGAAGCAAAGGACCATCCTCCTCCTAAGAAACAGGAAATGACAGAAAAAGCAGAGGACCATCCTCCTCCCAAGAAACAGGAAATGACAAAAGAAGCAGAGGACCATCCTACTCCTAAGAAACAGGAAATGACGGAGGAAGCTGAGGACCTTCCTCCTCCCTCATCAGGAGCGAAGTATAGTGGGACATTATATGATGAAGAGGAAATCTTAGAAGAATCGCTGAAGCCCATATCGATCAAATACCTTGAGGAGAATCTGTTGGAAATATTGCACAAAGATATCCCAGATTCCCTTTAC GCAGATGGATTGGCAAAGAACGTGATTCGGTGGCGCAAAGAAAAGGATATCCCAGAGGACCATAATATCTATGAACCGCTAGCTGAACTCAAGTGCGGCGCATGCGTCAGCGTCTTCAAC ACCTCATTTCAGGCGATAAACTTCTATTCACAAGACCCCGAGGACCATAAGCTGACGGCGACATTACTGAAGACTCATTTGATCGATTGGGGTTCGACAAAAATCAACTGTGTGTTGGACGGTGTGCCAGAAAAGCTGACACCGATGGTAAATCAGATAGTTTCCGTGAAGAATTTGGAGAAACATTTCTCCATCAAAACCGAAATGTACTGGATGGACAAAGAGCGAGCCAGAAATTTGAAGATAGA GTGTCCATCAAGTGTCCGTCTGGAGCGGCTGACCACTAAACAAGTTGATTATTTAGATCGCTACTGGCCTCACAAATTCGAAGGCTCCAAGGAATATCTGCATACCTTGCTGAAGCGAAACCTTAGCATGGGTGTATTCCAACCTTTTGCAAAACATCCTGTGGCATGGGCTGTGTGCTCTCATTCCTCTGCTATTACAATGCTGTTTACTTTGGAGACACATCGGGGGAAAGGTTATGCGCGACTTCTTTGTACGGCGATAGCTCGTAAGCTTGGCGAGATGGATATAGACCCTCGTGCTACTGTCCTGGATGATAATCAGGCTTCGAAAATTCTTTTCATTACGCTTGGTTACAAAACGGGGGGCTATTTCTATTATATAGGACTCAGGTCGAAACTAAAAGAGGGTATGTGGAGGTACACCCCTGATCCTGTAAATCCCTTTTATTACTCTGAGAATAGGGAGGCTTTCACACCCAaggggaaaagaggaaaataa